Proteins encoded by one window of Microplitis demolitor isolate Queensland-Clemson2020A chromosome 6, iyMicDemo2.1a, whole genome shotgun sequence:
- the LOC103568653 gene encoding phosphatidylinositol N-acetylglucosaminyltransferase subunit C isoform X1: protein MDHYDFFLYPRRNSKTMSYHYNFRLTTKPWRKNLYENHGLPDNYTDSSFLHDLRKNIKPNNVTINEALTLGASISIQLSIVILFVMVFIWLKSEWATPNNIFIYSTLLTLIGYLIYIKKFPNNIARVSKDSRTALIFLVFGYILSPVLKTLTETVSTDTIYAMTIFMFFIHLVFSKYGSPPVSLSDSLSITSSIFGSLMLASRLISPLHAFSLLTVAVQCFVLLPFLLSIKQNNNIIISLVLTLVALYYLITVSTILSLVFIIATIFISVICPLWYVRWQKYKENIYGPWDEAVITKQ, encoded by the exons ATGGAccattatgattttttt tTATATCCAAGAAGAAACAGTAAAACTATGAGTTACCATTACAATTTTCGATTAACGACAAAGCCATggcgaaaaaatttatatgaaaatcaTGGATTACCAGATAATTATACAGACAGTTCATTTTTACATGATCTtcggaaaaatataaaaccaaaCAATGTGACTATAAATGAAGCATTGACATTAGGGGCCAGTATATCGATACAATTGAGtatcgttattttatttgtaatggTATTTATTTGGCTTAAAAGTGAATGGGCGACtccaaataatatatttatttatagcacgttattaacattaattggttacttaatttatattaaaaaatttccaaacaATATTGCAAGAGTATCAAAAGATTCACGTACagctttgatatttttagtattcGGTTATATATTGTCGCCTGTATTAAAAACATTGACAGAAACAGTAAGCACTGATACCATTTATGCAATGACAATATTCatgttttttattcatttggtATTTAGCAAATACGGCTCGCCGCCGGTATCGTTATCAGACTCGTTATCAATTACGTCATCTATTTTTGGATCGTTGATGTTGGCATCGCGTTTGATATCGCCGTTACATGCATTTTCTCTACTTACTGTTGCTGTGCAATGTTTCGTTTTGTTACCATTCTTGTTATCTATTAaacagaataataatattattatatcattaGTGTTAACTTTAGTAGCATTGTATTATTTGATTACTGTATCAACGATATTATCTTTGGTATTTATTATcgcaactatttttatttctgtcaTTTGTCCATTGTGGTATGTAAGGTggcaaaaatataaagagaATATTTATGGACCGTGGGACGAAGCTGTTATTACTAAACAATAA
- the LOC103568655 gene encoding uncharacterized protein LOC103568655, with the protein MCPRKPYCKKFIYKPYLERIKYLVRLPNHKKINELALIGTHSSFSYDVNDEKSKTQDMNIQQQLKYGVRVFDIGIRSKSNSFEIYSNDVATNINFEDALLYIDNFLDNNPGEFIILFIRQVYLLRYEITQQNCHILNFYKRNFVSGRRLVKNWQLTDTIGQHRGKILLASLDYSFYDCTLILRRKCLLQNDDVIYENKKLLHNLTAKWISVYKTIQASYSENYECYINDISFWDGINSPRIIARDGDYKEDKNRCPIPLNYMMAQFFENPHFKLTIVMADFPPQELIDKVNDGNFPNSSWRSGWE; encoded by the coding sequence ATGTGTCCCCGTAAGCCctattgcaaaaaatttatatacaaaccGTATTTAGAAcgtattaaatatttggtGAGATTACCGAAtcacaagaaaataaatgagctTGCACTTATTGGCACTCATTCGTCATTCTCGTACGATGTTAATgacgaaaaatcaaaaactcaAGATATGAATATCCAGCAGCAATTGAAGTATGGAGTTCGTGTTTTTGACATCGGCATACGCTCAAAATCTAATTCATTCGAAATCTATTCAAACGATGTTgctacaaatattaattttgaggaTGCACTGctttatattgataattttctcgACAATAATCCTggtgaatttataattttgtttatacgCCAAGTTTATCTCTTAAGGTATGAAATTACCCAACAGAATTGTCAcattcttaatttttacaaaaggAATTTTGTGAGTGGACGgcgtttagtaaaaaattggCAGCTAACTGATACTATTGGACAGCATCGTGGGAAAATTCTATTAGCTAGTTTGGATTACTCATTTTACGATTGTACTTTAATCCTTCGCCGTAAGTGTCTTCTTCAAAATGATGATGTCatttacgaaaataaaaaactgctTCACAATTTAACAGCTAAATGGATCTCCGTATACAAAACAATACAAGCTAGTTATAGTGAGAACTATGAATGTTATATTAATGACATAAGTTTTTGGGACGGCATCAATAGTCCTCGTATTATTGCGAGAGACGGCGATTATAAAGAAGATAAAAATCGATGTCCAATACCACTCAATTACATGATGgctcaattttttgaaaatccacATTTCAAATTAACTATCGTTATGGCCGACTTTCCTCCTCAAGAACTAATTGATAAAGTAAACGACGGCAATTTTCCAAATTCATCTTGGCGATCTGGGTGGGAATAA
- the LOC103568649 gene encoding nuclear pore complex protein Nup205 yields MEEKTGIDDAWTPFKELQNFIERYVVSASTTHDPQYHEFMETLRNHRQNFLSLLKNQPKDAKSREEIQRGITESVTLPGLGNHVLSKELVDETLIISDMYDLNEFVALDLLCTAQLQMSHHPGLTRGLTAILLYYDGRKALTSALRTLVQARIGHSWVLDTPVALTKKITEYTNKMKEDGLLDRVLSLLEQMDPIKEQDLLQQNRALGGPKHHQMVMRLYNDTRQDLADILYLWSAQSSLPTQITFKLLSFLRRRQPETDVRNGGPDKVTLALIMALLNAINLSSLNNREDGEVIVKSVPLVAERGVLEELFQELMNPNVSWENSGLCGLVQLAFAVAVTTIKSASNLSIGQNINQEDEILVEAALSNKAFHFITNVIFKNDDIYHEEFYLRYFHTLISDFITLMPMKVKELRSKADEFMRFITAYQQEGVEPPVNPDDHFEYLMLTVSELYKKDPLKLNLVLEYWCQNDNVSHGSSNVHVTRLPARQVALFKFVRLAGEILPAGLFVPYLKMIASLASSPQAARHAFNFLKPNGSSGSPISWDHFFNSLNRYYYNLRQELPPSQDTIYRQRCHPKGITPHEVKGLEAVLTVVQIVAKYDEMSRIAICDHPGWKVIPALIGLVGCAMPIPLKGVLVRTLAALAKSPESSSTIWQSLEVAQILCTIPTTSSYQPRGVQTELEEIESRNEEYPLTRAMLELLDALLDYPIPRLLGVGQRNPGFDPYLYFIINTVFLRFNTRSYKNPKEKWQVADVCLKIFNKLIAQYEPNVDDFVGCRVELQGGETTLVNPEPGYHIMTQLHSNSEFLHVILYILDEGRHNLETYDYFPGKESLENSTLNCLRIIERGLRIQHQYMTQLAVATSDKILTGLSKLLLGVNPRTGKPDHMTNIAIYVTFNSWLQNHAYVAIGIIQGVANEPGADTELLSTFTSTSHLTLIIRHGFVECLDMDPADASAQNEQEEENKDNPSPVGNCKDRILLLLMQSIGRPAPNLAHYLLGFDTTKDIKKTVIQQPGILGFPRTCLHSILGILEQSLERGRDKITEACYWFLHILASNNKTSVPVLRFLRTSTNQDFVQRHLSKLPFQGKNRATELTCMSWLLKLAAIELHVTGGSLQNSLVQRLVGNPTQDRDQVLPPSQKLLMDLLHYIDFELQLEPTKSWEFFDPSQVEMVLGKCCVPLTQNIGPQLIDIRRLHLLIKEELSVTQNSATATQRKLMQQELQSILAYALKRNQTKTLSYATVKFVEGWCQATEILFSIATSQQLPTSQRQNMLLNLTHDLLQKMTSCEALNEIKTLVSGTVLMLLVNLKNTFAVDNEENSEILLSSSPSYATTMKIILSHILQWILNSGASSQKVRTHLYGALLNFLCVVGLEKSEFSNLTSGTTYVSQLDNSLYRSLTINERSHRYATIQVINGFGDKLMDIVCHNCSGGHDVCKMLALSCLDKILELDCDNSWIVYLASRGYMKHMIDSLLESDNLLRSMLQPDPVTLRPLYLYEAKMATFCRMASSRLGAESLLENKILSCLSSISVFDQHPDIQISFETSDSFLPSIGQRYQQILLPALYLCDALLTTLGTENQSCAIQVCGFIQSHRDTVEMILRAAAPNSNNSFLNQVACLTGVIARSANIDMYQLVERELISIDNADVDRNNIESNNGMRELRAHLFRLQKLMVSLLPKFNNQSSDYSNDHEVIVQQQYSSVKIVANVLLYARNQMQHTHMDQKIRNLLFEPYLTKTSKDSKRGGDGCGVGLGSIVDQLVSATTLLHSELPHLRSLLMTIDVVKNMSSTDLKKYLIPEEMELDMTKQKIVVGKRLEKAANEKRKNIKYCSIIVEHCLYILWSHLDFYTTSSTSKYNKSQFVGIDDSSFVISGDILSDLKQGIVSVLNDSFVTQIVDLSQHEYSMVEQTFVEALIRRIKRLLQFIILK; encoded by the coding sequence CCAAAAGATGCAAAAAGTCGTGAAGAAATTCAAAGAGGAATAACTGAAAGTGTGACACTGCCTGGCTTAGGAAATCATGTCTTATCAAAAGAATTAGTCGACGAAACGCTAATAATATCAGACATGTACGATTTGAACGAATTCGTAGCCCTGGATCTTTTGTGTACAGCCCAACTACAAATGTCACATCATCCAGGTTTGACTCGTGGCCTGACCGCAATTTTACTGTATTACGACGGTAGAAAAGCACTAACGTCAGCTCTGAGAACTCTAGTACAGGCGCGCATTGGCCACAGTTGGGTTCTAGACACGCCCGTGgcattaacaaaaaaaataaccgagTACACGAATAAAATGAAGGAAGACGGGCTATTGGATCGCGTACTGTCGCTGCTAGAACAAATGGACCCCATAAAGGAGCAAGATCTCTTGCAGCAGAATCGCGCACTCGGTGGCCCCAAGCATCATCAGATGGTCATGCGGCTGTACAACGACACGCGACAGGACTTAGCAGACATTCTTTATCTCTGGTCAGCTCAGTCTTCATTGCCGACTCAAATAACTTTCAAATTGCTGTCGTTTTTAAGAAGACGTCAACCAGAAACTGATGTCAGAAATGGCGGACCAGACAAAGTAACGCTCGCTTTAATTATGGCCTTACTAAATGCCATTAATTTGAGCTCGCTCAATAATCGTGAAGACGGTGAAGTTATCGTTAAATCAGTGCCTTTGGTAGCTGAACGCGGTGTGCTAGAGGAATTATTCCAAGAGCTAATGAACCCAAATGTGTCATGGGAAAATTCAGGACTATGTGGTTTAGTTCAATTAGCGTTCGCTGTTGCTGTCACGACAATTAAGTCAGCGTCAAATCTATCCATTGGCCAGAATATAAATCAAGAAGATGAAATTCTTGTCGAAGCTGCGTTGTCAAACAAAGCGTTCCATTTTATAACGaatgttatatttaaaaacgatgatatttatcatgaagaattttatttacgttaCTTTCATACATTGATATCAGACTTTATAACATTAATGCCAATGAAAGTCAAAGAATTGCGTAGCAAAGCTGATGAATTCATGAGATTTATCACAGCCTATCAGCAAGAAGGAGTTGAACCGCCAGTCAATCCTGATGAtcactttgaatatttaatgctAACGGTATCAGAATTGTATAAAAAGGACCCGCTTAAATTAAATCTTGTTCTTGAATATTGGTGTCAGAATGACAACGTCAGTCATGGATCGTCAAACGTCCACGTTACGAGATTGCCAGCCCGTCAGGTCGCGTTGTTCAAATTTGTGCGCCTAGCCGGTGAAATATTGCCAGCTGGTCTATTTGTCCCATACTTGAAAATGATCGCGTCATTGGCATCATCACCCCAAGCTGCCAGACAcgctttcaattttttaaaacccaaCGGCTCTAGTGGATCGCCGATCTCATGGgatcattttttcaattcactcAATAGATATTACTACAATTTACGTCAAGAGTTACCACCAAGTCAGGACACGATTTATCGTCAACGCTGTCATCCTAAAGGAATAACTCCGCACGAAGTAAAAGGTCTCGAAGCCGTACTGACAGTCGTGCAAATCGTCGCTAAATATGATGAGATGTCACGCATTGCGATTTGTGATCACCCAGGCTGGAAAGTCATACCAGCGCTGATAGGTCTCGTAGGATGCGCAATGCCTATTCCCCTCAAAGGTGTTTTAGTTCGCACATTAGCTGCTCTAGCCAAGTCACCAGAAAGCTCAAGTACCATCTGGCAAAGTCTAGAAGTCGCGCAAATTTTGTGTACCATCCCAACGACCAGCAGCTATCAGCCACGTGGTGTGCAGACAGAGCTAGAAGAAATCGAATCGCGCAACGAAGAATATCCGCTAACCCGAGCGATGCTCGAATTATTGGATGCTCTGCTAGATTATCCAATTCCTCGCTTGCTTGGTGTCGGTCAAAGAAACCCAGGGTTCGATCcctatttgtattttattatcaacacaGTTTTTCTGAGATTCAACACACGGTCGTATAAAAATCCAAAAGAAAAATGGCAGGTTGCTGACGTCTGTTTGAAAATCTTTAACAAACTAATAGCGCAGTACGAGCCCAATGTTGATGACTTTGTTGGATGCCGTGTTGAATTGCAAGGCGGAGAAACTACTCTAGTTAATCCAGAACCAGGTTATCATATCATGACTCAATTGCACTCGAATTCTGAATTCTTGCATGTAATCCTTTACATTCTTGATGAAGGTCGTCATAATTTAGAAACCTACGACTATTTTCCTGGCAAAGAAAGCCTGGAAAACAGTACATTGAATTGTTTACGAATCATCGAACGCGGTCTGCGAATCCAGCATCAATACATGACACAATTGGCCGTTGCGACGTCTGATAAAATCCTGACTGGACTATCGAAGCTCCTATTGGGCGTCAATCCACGAACTGGCAAACCGGATCACATGACTAATATTGCGATCTACGTGACTTTTAACTCCTGGTTACAAAACCACGCTTACGTTGCTATTGGAATAATCCAAGGTGTTGCCAATGAACCAGGAGCTGATACTGAATTACTCTCAACATTCACATCAACGTCTCACCTGACGTTAATTATCAGACACGGGTTTGTCGAGTGTCTGGACATGGATCCAGCTGACGCCAGTGCTCAGAACGAGCaggaagaagaaaataaagataacCCATCACCAGTGGGCAATTGTAAGGACAGAATTTTACTGCTGCTGATGCAGAGCATCGGAAGACCTGCGCCAAATCTGGCTCACTACTTACTGGGATTCGATACCacaaaagatataaaaaaaactgtaatcCAGCAGCCCGGGATCTTGGGATTCCCACGGACATGTCTGCATTCCATTCTTGGAATACTTGAGCAGTCTTTGGAACGAGGAAGAGACAAAATAACTGAAGCCTGTTACTGGTTCCTTCATATCCTAGCATCCAACAACAAAACTTCTGTTCCAGTATTGAGATTTTTACGGACATCAACCAACCAAGATTTTGTCCAGCGGCATTTGTCTAAGTTACCGTTTCAAGGCAAAAATCGCGCCACTGAATTGACTTGTATGTCATGGCTGTTAAAATTAGCAGCCATCGAATTGCACGTCACTGGAGGCAGCTTACAAAATAGTCTCGTTCAAAGACTAGTCGGTAATCCAACGCAAGACCGCGACCAAGTTTTGCCGCCGTCACAAAAATTACTGATGGATTTACTTCACTACATAGACTTTGAATTACAACTCGAGCCGACTAAATCCTGGGAGTTTTTCGATCCGTCACAAGTCGAAATGGTCTTGGGTAAATGCTGTGTCCCTCTTACACAAAATATCGGTCCGCAGTTGATAGACATAAGACGCctgcatttattaataaaagaagaaCTTTCTGTGACCCAGAACAGCGCAACTGCAACTCAACGCAAGTTAATGCAACAAGAATTACAATCGATTTTAGCGTACGCATTGAAACGCAATCAAACAAAGACGTTGTCTTACGCGACTGTTAAATTCGTTGAAGGCTGGTGCCAAGCCACAGAAATATTATTCTCGATCGCTACATCCCAACAATTGCCAACAAGTCAAAGACAAAATATGCTGCTTAATTTAACCCACGATTTGTTACAGAAAATGACATCATGCGAGGcattgaatgaaataaaaactctAGTATCTGGCACAGTATTGATGCttctagttaatttaaaaaacacatTCGCAGTCGACAATGAAGAAAACTCCGAAATATTGCTGTCATCTTCGCCATCTTACGCCAcgacaatgaaaataatcctCAGCCATATTCTCCAATGGATACTAAATTCCGGTGCATCGTCACAAAAAGTCCGCACTCATTTGTACGGCGCGTTGCTGAACTTCCTCTGCGTTGTCGGTCTTGAAAAATCGGAATTTTCTAACCTCACTTCGGGCACGACTTACGTCAGTCAACTTGACAATTCACTTTACCGCTCGCTGACGATCAACGAACGTTCCCATCGCTACGCTACAATCCAAGTGATAAACGGATTCGGCGACAAACTTATGGATATTGTCTGCCATAATTGTTCCGGTGGCCATGACGTTTGCAAAATGCTGGCGCTTTCTTGCCTCGATAAAATTCTCGAATTAGATTGCGACAATTCCTGGATCGTTTATTTAGCAAGTCGCGGATACATGAAGCACATGATAGACAGTCTTCTAGAATCAGATAATCTATTACGGAGTATGCTGCAACCGGACCCAGTGACGTTACGTCCATTGTATCTTTACGAAGCCAAAATGGCGACATTCTGTCGCATGGCATCCTCAAGACTCGGCGCTGAAagtttattagaaaataaaatactgtcATGCCTATCCAGCATCAGTGTCTTTGATCAACATCCAGACATTCAAATAAGTTTTGAAACAAGTGATTCATTTTTACCATCTATTGGACAACGttaccaacaaattttactaccGGCCCTTTACTTATGCGACGCACTTCTGACAACCCTAGGTACAGAAAATCAGTCATGTGCAATCCAAGTCTGCGGTTTTATCCAAAGCCATCGCGATACCGTCGAGATGATTTTGCGTGCAGCGGCGCCAAATTCAAacaattcatttttgaatcaagTCGCCTGTCTAACCGGTGTTATTGCACGTTCGGCAAATATCGACATGTATCAATTGGTAGAGAGAGAACTCATTAGCATTGACAATGCAGACGTAGATCGTAATAACATTGAAAGCAACAATGGCATGAGAGAATTGCGCGCGCATTTGTTTAGACTACAAAAATTAATGGTGTCATTGTTACCTAAGTTCAATAATCAATCATCGGACTATTCAAATGACCATGAAGTGATTGTCCAGCAACAATACTCCTCAGTTAAAATAGTCGCTAATGTGTTACTTTATGCGCGCAATCAAATGCAGCACACGCACATGGATCAGAAAATACGCAACTTATTATTTGAACCCTACTTGACTAAAACAAGTAAAGACAGCAAACGCGGTGGCGACGGCTGTGGTGTAGGATTGGGTTCAATTGTTGATCAGCTTGTGTCTGCAACGACGTTATTACACTCGGAATTACCTCACTTGCGTAGTTTATTGATGACCATAGATgtcgtaaaaaatatgagttcgacggacttgaaaaaatatttgataccAGAGGAAATGGAATTGGATATGACGAAGCAGAAAATAGTCGTTGGCAAACGTTTGGAAAAAGCTGCTAATGAAAaacgtaaaaatattaagtattgCTCGATTATCGTCGAGCATTGTCTGTACATTCTTTGGAGTCACTTAGATTTTTACACAACTAGTTCAACATCTAAATATAATAAGAGTCAATTCGTTGGGATAGATGATAGCAGTTTTGTTATTTCTGGAGATATATTGTCTGATTTGAAGCAGGGCATTGTCAGTGTACTCAATGATAGCTTTGTTACGCAGATTGTCGACTTGTCACAGCATGAATATTCAATGGTGGAACAGACGTTCGTTGAAGCATTAATTAGAAGGATAAAAcgtttattacaatttattattttgaaatga
- the LOC103568653 gene encoding phosphatidylinositol N-acetylglucosaminyltransferase subunit C isoform X2 produces MSYHYNFRLTTKPWRKNLYENHGLPDNYTDSSFLHDLRKNIKPNNVTINEALTLGASISIQLSIVILFVMVFIWLKSEWATPNNIFIYSTLLTLIGYLIYIKKFPNNIARVSKDSRTALIFLVFGYILSPVLKTLTETVSTDTIYAMTIFMFFIHLVFSKYGSPPVSLSDSLSITSSIFGSLMLASRLISPLHAFSLLTVAVQCFVLLPFLLSIKQNNNIIISLVLTLVALYYLITVSTILSLVFIIATIFISVICPLWYVRWQKYKENIYGPWDEAVITKQ; encoded by the coding sequence ATGAGTTACCATTACAATTTTCGATTAACGACAAAGCCATggcgaaaaaatttatatgaaaatcaTGGATTACCAGATAATTATACAGACAGTTCATTTTTACATGATCTtcggaaaaatataaaaccaaaCAATGTGACTATAAATGAAGCATTGACATTAGGGGCCAGTATATCGATACAATTGAGtatcgttattttatttgtaatggTATTTATTTGGCTTAAAAGTGAATGGGCGACtccaaataatatatttatttatagcacgttattaacattaattggttacttaatttatattaaaaaatttccaaacaATATTGCAAGAGTATCAAAAGATTCACGTACagctttgatatttttagtattcGGTTATATATTGTCGCCTGTATTAAAAACATTGACAGAAACAGTAAGCACTGATACCATTTATGCAATGACAATATTCatgttttttattcatttggtATTTAGCAAATACGGCTCGCCGCCGGTATCGTTATCAGACTCGTTATCAATTACGTCATCTATTTTTGGATCGTTGATGTTGGCATCGCGTTTGATATCGCCGTTACATGCATTTTCTCTACTTACTGTTGCTGTGCAATGTTTCGTTTTGTTACCATTCTTGTTATCTATTAaacagaataataatattattatatcattaGTGTTAACTTTAGTAGCATTGTATTATTTGATTACTGTATCAACGATATTATCTTTGGTATTTATTATcgcaactatttttatttctgtcaTTTGTCCATTGTGGTATGTAAGGTggcaaaaatataaagagaATATTTATGGACCGTGGGACGAAGCTGTTATTACTAAACAATAA